The following are from one region of the Erwinia billingiae Eb661 genome:
- the rluF gene encoding 23S rRNA pseudouridine(2604) synthase RluF, with amino-acid sequence MLTNSSIRLNKYIGESGICSRRDADRYIEQGNVFINGKRAAVGDQVYAGDVVKVNGQLIEPRNEDDLVLIALNKPVGIISTTEEGERDNIVNFVNHSKRVFPIGRLDKESQGLIFLTNHGDLVNKILRAGNDHEKEYVVTVNKLVTDEFIAGLGAGVPMLGTVTKKCKVKKEAPFVFRITLVQGLNRQIRRMCKHFGYEVTKLERTRIMNVSLKGLPIGEWREFTDDELIELFKLIEHSSSEENPEKKAKPKAKPAAVKKPTIAGPKTAEKPTANGAARKRFVQPGRKKKGR; translated from the coding sequence ATGCTGACCAACTCATCCATTCGTCTTAACAAATACATCGGCGAGAGCGGTATCTGTTCTCGTCGTGATGCCGATCGCTATATCGAACAGGGAAATGTTTTTATCAACGGCAAGCGTGCTGCCGTGGGCGATCAGGTCTATGCAGGGGATGTAGTAAAGGTTAACGGTCAGCTGATTGAGCCTCGTAACGAAGACGATCTGGTGCTTATCGCGCTGAACAAGCCCGTCGGCATCATCAGTACCACCGAAGAAGGTGAGCGCGACAATATCGTTAACTTCGTTAACCACAGCAAACGCGTCTTCCCGATTGGCCGTCTGGATAAAGAGTCCCAGGGACTGATCTTCCTGACCAACCACGGCGATCTGGTGAACAAAATCCTGCGTGCCGGCAACGATCACGAGAAAGAGTACGTGGTGACGGTCAACAAACTGGTCACTGACGAGTTTATTGCCGGGCTGGGTGCCGGCGTGCCGATGCTGGGCACGGTGACCAAAAAGTGCAAGGTGAAGAAAGAGGCGCCGTTCGTGTTCCGCATCACGCTGGTGCAGGGACTTAACCGCCAGATCCGCCGCATGTGTAAGCACTTTGGTTATGAAGTAACCAAGCTTGAACGCACGCGCATTATGAACGTCAGCCTGAAAGGCCTGCCAATCGGCGAATGGCGTGAATTCACGGATGATGAGCTGATTGAGTTATTTAAGCTGATCGAGCATTCCTCGTCGGAAGAAAACCCGGAGAAGAAAGCCAAGCCGAAGGCTAAACCTGCTGCGGTGAAAAAGCCGACCATCGCCGGACCGAAAACGGCAGAAAAGCCGACTGCCAACGGCGCTGCCCGTAAGCGTTTTGTTCAGCCTGGACGCAAAAAGAAAGGGCGCTAA
- a CDS encoding AsmA family protein — protein MKVIGKILLTILLILLLAVVALYVVVQTQWGARWISRTISSHTDYQLAMSKLEHNFSDPDHLILNDVSFGHKTQPAMVTAKRVDLGLSVIQFTQPLHFASIWLEKGSLTLSGKGKPLPLQADRLQLNQMAVNSPDSSLPVTATRVDGGVLPWKPQAGDFIGNDASFQISAGSVEINGIPASNVLIQGSIKNRQLIISNIGADAALGSITASAQRDAQGNWDVANLRLNSIRLQSDNTLSGFLDPLLALPSVHFDRIDMTDARLQGTDWAVTDLDMALKNITLKNGDWESDDGSLSMNASTFVNGSLELNDPIVNLAFSPQGVALTQFSSRWVNGLVRTEGNWNRSDKKLTLNELAIAGLEYTLPQNWREHWMARLPDWLDSVEVTKFAANRNLIIDINPAFPFQTTSLDGNGSNLLMAKDHQWGIWSGSLRLNAAEATFNRVDLRHPSIALTADDSKINVTEMSAFTKNGMVESLATLSQQPQRALSLTLNGRQVPVNLLHDWGWPTVPLEGDGDLQLKAQASLAADAPLKPTVNGSLSASAGDKSVQQTLHAGQVTGAQ, from the coding sequence ATGAAAGTAATCGGAAAAATTCTGCTGACGATTCTGCTGATCCTGCTGCTGGCAGTGGTTGCGCTGTATGTTGTGGTGCAGACCCAGTGGGGTGCCCGCTGGATTAGCCGTACCATTAGCTCACATACCGACTATCAGCTGGCGATGAGCAAGCTGGAGCATAACTTTTCCGATCCTGACCATCTGATCCTGAACGATGTCTCCTTTGGCCACAAAACGCAGCCGGCGATGGTGACCGCTAAACGCGTCGATCTTGGCCTGAGCGTTATCCAGTTTACCCAGCCGCTGCATTTCGCCAGCATCTGGCTGGAAAAAGGCTCGCTGACGCTTTCCGGCAAGGGGAAACCGCTGCCGCTGCAGGCTGACAGGTTGCAACTGAACCAGATGGCGGTGAACAGCCCGGACAGCAGCCTGCCCGTCACGGCAACCCGTGTCGATGGCGGCGTTCTCCCCTGGAAACCGCAGGCCGGCGATTTCATCGGCAACGATGCCAGCTTCCAGATAAGTGCCGGTTCAGTGGAGATTAACGGCATTCCCGCCAGCAATGTGCTGATTCAGGGCAGCATCAAGAATAGGCAGCTGATCATCAGCAATATTGGCGCGGATGCTGCGCTGGGCTCGATCACCGCCAGCGCGCAACGTGATGCTCAGGGAAACTGGGACGTGGCGAATTTGCGCCTCAACAGCATCCGCCTGCAGTCTGATAACACCCTCAGCGGCTTCCTCGATCCGCTGTTAGCGCTGCCGTCAGTGCATTTTGACCGCATTGATATGACCGATGCCCGCCTGCAGGGAACGGACTGGGCAGTGACCGACCTGGATATGGCGCTGAAGAATATCACCCTGAAAAACGGTGACTGGGAAAGCGATGACGGTTCGCTATCGATGAACGCCAGTACTTTTGTGAATGGCAGCCTGGAACTCAACGATCCGATTGTGAACCTGGCCTTCTCGCCACAGGGCGTCGCCTTGACGCAGTTCAGTTCGCGTTGGGTTAACGGTCTGGTCCGCACCGAAGGCAACTGGAACCGCAGTGACAAGAAACTCACGCTGAATGAGCTGGCGATCGCCGGTCTGGAATACACGCTGCCGCAGAACTGGCGCGAACACTGGATGGCGCGTCTGCCGGACTGGCTGGATAGCGTTGAAGTGACCAAATTTGCCGCCAACCGCAATCTGATTATTGATATTAATCCGGCCTTCCCGTTCCAGACCACCTCGCTGGATGGCAATGGCAGCAACCTGTTGATGGCGAAGGATCATCAGTGGGGGATCTGGTCAGGCAGCCTGAGGCTGAACGCGGCTGAAGCCACCTTTAACCGGGTGGATCTGCGCCATCCGTCAATCGCACTGACCGCGGACGACAGCAAAATCAACGTTACCGAGATGAGCGCGTTCACTAAAAACGGCATGGTCGAGAGCCTGGCGACCCTTTCCCAGCAGCCGCAACGTGCCCTTTCGCTGACCCTGAACGGTCGTCAGGTGCCGGTTAATCTGTTGCACGACTGGGGCTGGCCAACGGTTCCGCTGGAAGGCGATGGCGATCTGCAGTTGAAAGCGCAGGCCAGTCTGGCGGCTGATGCGCCGTTAAAACCGACGGTAAACGGCAGCCTCTCCGCCAGCGCAGGTGACAAAAGCGTGCAGCAAACCCTGCACGCGGGTCAGGTCACTGGCGCGCAGTAA
- a CDS encoding nucleobase:cation symporter-2 family protein encodes MSANIPDAAASRNPIPAVKSELIYRLEDRPPLPQTLFAACQHLLAMFVAVITPALLICQALGLPAQDTQHIISMSLFASGVASVLQIKTWGPVGSGLLSIQGTSFNFVTPLIMGGMTLKNGGADVPTMMAALFGTLMLASCTEMILSRFLHLARRVITPLVSGIVVMIIGLSLIQVGLTSIGGGFAAMNDHTFGAPRNLMLAGAVLLVIILLNRQRNPYLRVASLVIAMAVGYLLAWALGMLPENSAPVSQPLIAVPTPFYYGLGIDWNLLIPLMLVFMVTSLETIGDITATSDVSEQPVSGPLYMKRLKGGVLANGLNSFVSALFNTFPNSCFGQNNGVIQLTGVASRYVGFVVALMLIVLGLFPAVSGFVQHIPEPVLGGATLVMFGTIAASGVRIVSREPLNRRAIMIMALSLAVGLGVSQQPLILQFAPDWLKTLLSSGIAAGGITAIILNLLFPQEK; translated from the coding sequence ATGTCCGCCAATATCCCCGATGCAGCAGCCAGCCGTAACCCAATACCTGCGGTGAAAAGTGAATTAATCTACCGTCTGGAAGATCGTCCTCCTCTGCCGCAAACCCTGTTTGCAGCCTGTCAGCATCTGCTGGCGATGTTTGTGGCGGTGATCACCCCCGCATTATTGATTTGCCAGGCGTTGGGCCTGCCGGCGCAGGATACGCAGCACATTATCAGCATGTCGCTGTTTGCGTCGGGCGTGGCTTCCGTACTGCAAATTAAAACCTGGGGCCCGGTTGGTTCGGGTTTGCTGTCGATTCAGGGAACCAGCTTTAACTTCGTCACGCCATTGATTATGGGCGGAATGACGCTGAAGAATGGCGGTGCCGATGTGCCCACCATGATGGCCGCGCTGTTCGGCACGCTGATGCTGGCCTCCTGCACGGAAATGATCCTTTCCCGCTTCCTGCATCTTGCCCGCCGGGTAATTACCCCGCTGGTGTCAGGCATTGTGGTAATGATTATCGGCCTGTCACTGATCCAGGTTGGCCTGACGTCGATTGGCGGTGGCTTTGCGGCGATGAACGATCACACCTTTGGTGCGCCCAGGAATCTGATGCTGGCGGGTGCGGTGCTGCTGGTGATTATTCTGCTTAACCGCCAGCGAAATCCTTATCTGCGCGTGGCGTCTCTGGTGATTGCGATGGCCGTCGGCTATCTGCTGGCCTGGGCGCTCGGTATGCTGCCCGAAAACAGCGCTCCGGTCAGTCAGCCACTGATCGCGGTTCCAACGCCGTTCTATTACGGCCTGGGCATTGACTGGAACCTGCTGATCCCGCTGATGCTGGTATTTATGGTGACCTCGCTGGAAACCATCGGTGATATCACGGCAACGTCAGATGTCTCCGAGCAGCCGGTGAGCGGACCGCTGTATATGAAGCGCCTGAAAGGCGGCGTGCTGGCTAACGGGCTGAACTCTTTCGTCTCGGCGCTGTTTAATACCTTCCCTAATTCCTGCTTCGGCCAGAACAACGGCGTGATCCAGCTGACCGGCGTGGCCAGCCGCTACGTTGGCTTTGTCGTGGCGTTAATGTTGATTGTGCTGGGTCTGTTCCCGGCGGTGAGTGGCTTTGTGCAGCATATTCCGGAACCGGTACTGGGCGGCGCGACGCTGGTGATGTTCGGTACGATTGCCGCTTCCGGGGTGCGCATTGTTTCCCGCGAGCCGCTAAATCGCCGGGCGATCATGATTATGGCGCTGTCACTGGCAGTTGGCCTGGGTGTTTCTCAGCAGCCGCTGATCCTGCAATTTGCTCCTGACTGGTTGAAAACGTTACTTTCTTCCGGAATTGCCGCTGGCGGCATCACTGCCATCATTCTGAATCTGCTCTTTCCGCAGGAAAAATAA
- a CDS encoding SDR family oxidoreductase gives MQVFIIGATGGVGSRLRKSLVKAGHQVTGVYRSEIQVDDLVADGVKPVNVDLMNTSGEKLAEVMKGCDAVVFSAGAAGAGIEQTDGIDGRGCKFAAEAARLAGIKRFLLVSAFPEAGRAKTLSPTFEHYMQVKKQADVMLAATALDWVILRPGTLVNGSGSGKVRLGLAIPYGTVPRADVAAVLHSLIDHPEVNRVIIELTAGEQAVNDAVAEMAAYSGR, from the coding sequence ATGCAGGTATTTATTATTGGTGCAACGGGTGGCGTCGGAAGCCGTTTAAGAAAGAGTCTGGTCAAAGCCGGGCATCAGGTGACCGGTGTTTACCGCAGCGAAATCCAGGTGGATGACCTGGTCGCCGATGGGGTTAAGCCGGTAAATGTGGATTTGATGAACACCAGCGGGGAAAAGCTGGCCGAGGTGATGAAAGGCTGTGATGCGGTGGTGTTCTCTGCCGGCGCTGCCGGTGCCGGTATCGAACAGACGGACGGGATTGATGGGCGCGGGTGCAAGTTTGCCGCCGAAGCGGCCAGGCTGGCAGGGATCAAACGCTTTCTGCTGGTCTCCGCATTTCCGGAAGCCGGTCGGGCGAAAACCCTCTCGCCTACCTTTGAACACTATATGCAGGTGAAGAAGCAGGCCGATGTGATGCTGGCCGCCACCGCGCTGGATTGGGTTATTCTGCGTCCGGGTACGCTGGTGAATGGCTCTGGCAGTGGAAAAGTGCGGCTGGGTCTGGCGATCCCTTATGGCACGGTGCCAAGAGCGGACGTTGCCGCCGTGCTGCACAGCCTGATCGATCATCCTGAGGTCAACCGGGTGATCATCGAGCTGACGGCCGGCGAGCAGGCGGTGAATGATGCTGTGGCAGAAATGGCGGCTTACAGCGGCCGATAG